CTTCAAGCAGAGCGACGTTGAAGACCTTGCAAAGTACGGAACTATCCCGGTAATAAACGGTTTAACTGATGAAATGCATCCGTGTCAGATACTTGCAGATCTGCTGACTGTTTATGAACACAAAGGGAAACTTGAGGGTCTGAAGCTTGCATATATAGGTGACGGGAATAATGTTGCCCACTCCCTGCTACATGGCTGTGCCAAAACGGGAATGGACATTGCAATAGCTTCTCCTAAAGGCTATGAATGTGACAGCAGATATGTGGATGAAGCAAAAGAAGCTGCAAAGTCCAGCGGTTCCAAGGTAGTACTAACTCAAGACCCTGTTGAGGCAATTGCTAATGCGGACGTTGTTTATGCAGATACATGGATAAGCATGGGTCAGGAAGACCAAAAGAAAGAAAAGCTTAATATATTCATGCCCTATCAGATTAATTCCCAGTTGTTTGCTAAAGCAAAGGAGGACGCAATATTCCTCCACTGCCTGCCGGCATACAGAGGCTACGAAGTAACCGATGACGTTATTGACGGAGCTCAATCAGTTATTTTTGACGAAGCAGAAAATCGTCTGCACGCTCAGAAGGCAGTGATGGCAACCCTAATAGGTTAAAATCAGAATGAGGGATTAACATGAATTATTCATTTATTATCAGAAAAGCTACTATAGAAGATGCCCCTGCTATTGCAACTATTATACAGGAAGCTTTTAAGAAATATATGCAGGATGCAGGTTTATCTGTAATGATGGATGCTTTGACAGAAAGTATCGATACTATAGAAGCCGATATTGCTGAAAAAGAAGTTTACATAGCCCTTATTGACAATAATCCGGTAGGTACTATCAGGATTAAGATATTGCCGGATAAATCAGCGTATATAAGCCGTTTTGGAGTCATGCTTGATTACCACAATATAGGTATTGGAAAATCCCTTATGAACCTTGCAGATAAGATTTTAAAACATCATGGGGTAAAAAAGGTAAGCCTCCATACTGCCTCAAAATACCGTGACCTTATTCGCTTTTATTACGGCAGAGGCTTTTATGTAGAATCTATCAGTACAGACAGGGGCTACATAAGAGCATTACTGGTAAAAGAATATAATTAGGATGTATATAAATTTAGGGGGTATGAAAGTCCACAATAACTTTCATACCCCCTCTTTTGTTTATTCAGTTATTTTAATCTTATTTTTTTATGGGCATATATTACATTTTTCAGGTTTTACAGTTATTTGTATATGCCTTAGTACTTTAAGGTCAATCTTTACGATAACCTTTTCTCTTAATTTCTTATACTGCTTAACTGAACCTTTTTCCCAAATTGGATCTTCCAGAATATCTATCTCGCAGGAATCTTCTACGTCAGCATATTCTATTTCAAAGTCATCACCGGGGCGAGCTCCGGGAACTTCTATAAAACATGCAAATGGTATATTAACTGCAACATGCCTTACGTCTCCGTAATAGCTATCGTATTTCTGATAACCGCAATAAAAATCACATTTACCTTCATAAGTTTTGTAGTTGATATTCTTATGCAAAATACCGTTAATAAGAACCTTGTTTTTACATACGTGTACTATGAGGTCCCTTACCTCCTTGTGAATATCCTTAATTTCAACAGCCGGATACTGCTCAGGAAAAGGAATAACACACTCCACTAATGTCTGGCAATTGTTTCTACCAATGACCTCTGGTACTTTAATGCACTTTTCACCAATTTTTTTTCCTCCGTCATAATCAAATTCTTCGCCACCACAACACTGGCTTTTCTGATTAATTTCAAATTGTGACATTTTATTAATCCTTTCTAAAAATTTTGTTCCTAATATATACTATTTTTCATAATATAAAAAGTTGCATTATGTTAACTGATTTTTTTACAAATTTTTTATATTTTATATAAAGTCATATGTATAACTCATGCATACAGAAATCCATAATTGTACAACATATATATGAAATTACAATTTAGGAGGCTTTTTAATGTCAGATAAGGATATAAAAAACTCTTTTGAAAAAAGTGCTGAAACTATGAGGGGAGATAACACAACCTTCGGTTCAAAGCTTACAAAAGAAGACTCAAATGATCCCAACACTCACTCGGATATTCATAATCGTATCAAGATTGATTATGACAAGATTGAAAAATCTCCGTCAATGGAGGAAGTTCACAAGTGGCAAAGAGAGCATATTAAGAAAAATGACCAGTCCAAGGAAGGTTATCCTCTTAATGTTATTATCGACCCTGCTATGAGAGAAATGTACCAGGTTGTCCACGACTCGGGAATGACCAATGTATTTGACAGGTTCAGTCAACAGCAGCCAATTCAATGTAAATTCTGTATTGAAGGCCTTTCCTGTCAGCTTTGCGCAAACGGCCCTTGCCGTATTAATGACAAAGTACCTAGAGGAACCTGTGGTGT
This region of Clostridium sp. BNL1100 genomic DNA includes:
- a CDS encoding GNAT family N-acetyltransferase, which encodes MNYSFIIRKATIEDAPAIATIIQEAFKKYMQDAGLSVMMDALTESIDTIEADIAEKEVYIALIDNNPVGTIRIKILPDKSAYISRFGVMLDYHNIGIGKSLMNLADKILKHHGVKKVSLHTASKYRDLIRFYYGRGFYVESISTDRGYIRALLVKEYN
- a CDS encoding DUF3794 domain-containing protein, with the translated sequence MSQFEINQKSQCCGGEEFDYDGGKKIGEKCIKVPEVIGRNNCQTLVECVIPFPEQYPAVEIKDIHKEVRDLIVHVCKNKVLINGILHKNINYKTYEGKCDFYCGYQKYDSYYGDVRHVAVNIPFACFIEVPGARPGDDFEIEYADVEDSCEIDILEDPIWEKGSVKQYKKLREKVIVKIDLKVLRHIQITVKPEKCNICP
- the argF gene encoding ornithine carbamoyltransferase encodes the protein MKHLLSLNDLSTDEIHDLLKLSGKLKRQTKEGVQHHLLKGKTLGMIFTKSSTRTRVSFEVGMYQLGGYSLFLSSNDIQLGRGESIFDTANVLSRYIDGIMIRTFKQSDVEDLAKYGTIPVINGLTDEMHPCQILADLLTVYEHKGKLEGLKLAYIGDGNNVAHSLLHGCAKTGMDIAIASPKGYECDSRYVDEAKEAAKSSGSKVVLTQDPVEAIANADVVYADTWISMGQEDQKKEKLNIFMPYQINSQLFAKAKEDAIFLHCLPAYRGYEVTDDVIDGAQSVIFDEAENRLHAQKAVMATLIG